The genomic segment CGCCGAGGACTTCTTCCTCGTCCACGGCCCCCCGGGCACCGGCAAGTCCACCGTGCTCGCCGAGGTCGCCGCCCAGGCCGTGGCCCGCGGGCAGCGCCTGCTGTGCACCGCCGCCAGCAACGCCGCCGTGGACCACCTGCTGGACCTCTGCCTGGACAAGGGCCTGCGCGCCATCCGCGTGGGCCACCCGGCCCGCGTCGCCCCGCGCCTCCAGGAGCACACCCTGGACATCGTCGTGGAGGACCACCCGGACCGCGTTGTCTCCCGAGACCTCTTCGACGAGGCGTACTCCCTGCTCGGCTACGCGCGCCGCCAGCGCACCCAGGGGCGCAGCCGCGAGCGCTTCGCCAATGCCCGCGCCTCCACCACCGAGGCCAAGAGCATGCTCGACGAGGCCCGCGCCCTGGAGAGGAAGGCCGTGCGCGCCGTACTCGCCCGCGCCGACGTCGTCTGCGTCACCCTCGCCAGCCTCGACACCGGCGTGCTCTCCAACGAGAAGTTCGACCTGGCCCTGCTCGACGAGGCCACCCAGGCCACCGAGCCCCTCACGCTGCTCGGCTTCCTTCGCGCGCCCAGGGTCATCCTCGCCGGAGACCCGCAGCAGCTGCCGCCCACCGTCCTCTCCCAGGAGGCCGCGAAGGCCGGCCTCGGCGTGAGCCTCTTCGAGCGGCTGCTCAAGGACCACGGCGAGGGCGTCAAGCGCATGCTGCGCGAGCAGTACCGGATGAACGCGCGCATCATGGACTTCCCCTCGCGCGAGATGTACGGCGGCGAGCTGCGCGCCCACCCCTCCGTGGCGGACCGCACGCTGGCGGACGTCCTCACGCCCGGCGCCGAGGTGGACGCCCCGCCCGTCCTCTTCCTCGACACCGCCGGCAAGGGCTTCGAGGAGGAGGTGGAGCCCACCACCAAGAGCCTCTTCAACGCGGGCGAGGCGGAGCTCGTCGAGGCCCGCGTGCGCGCCCTGCTCGCCGCCGGCCTGGCCCCGCGCGAGCTGGCCGTGATTACGCCCTACAGCGCCCAGGCCCACCGGCTCCGCGAGCGCGTGGAGGCCCTCCACCCCGACGTCGAGGTTGACACGGTGGACGCCTTCCAGGGCCGCGAGAAGGACGCCGTCCTCGTCTCCCTCACCCGCTCCAATGGGGAGGGGCAGCTGGGCTTCCTCAACGACTTGCGCCGCATCAACGTCGCCATCACCCGCGCGCGCCGGCACCTCTTCGTCGTGGGCGACTCCGCCACCCTCAGCGGCCACCCCTTCTACGCGCGCTTCATCGAAGGCACCCAGGCCACCGACGGCTACCGCTCCGCCTGGGAGTGGCCAGACGTGCCCTAGAAGGCAATCCGTCCCAGGCCGGGGTCGATTCCGACCCTCACTGGGGTACTACGCAAGGAATGGCAGCCCGGGCTCCAAAAATTGTCGCAACGCTGCACAGTTTTTGTCACCCCGCCCGACAGCTGTGGGGTGCGGCGCCGGGATTCCGCGTATTTGGCGCAAGGCCTGTGTGAGGCATGAAACATGCTTCCACCCCACGGTGGGGAGGAACCGCCAAATGTCTCAGCGACCCAGTGTGACGAAAGAGGACGATGTCTGGGTTCTCCGGATCGAAAAGGAGAACGGGAAGATGCAGGAGTACCGCTGCGCCACGGAGAACCAGGCGAAGCAGCTGGCGATGATTCTCTCCAGGCCGGACACGGGCGGCCCGCCGCGCGCGCCGGCCGAGTCTCGCTGAAGACCCCGCCACCTCCCCGCCGGCCACACCTGGCGGTTCTCACTCGGGCTCGAAACGGCTAAGGCACGGGACAGGAGACGCCCGTGCCCCACCCCATCGAGTCGCTCACCGTCGACGCCCAGGGCCTGCCCCTGCACGTGCGCCAGCGCAACCCCGCGGGCGCGCCGGCCGTCCTGTTCCTCCACGGCTGGCTGGACCACTCGCACAGCTTCGACGCTGTCCTGCCGCACCTGCCCGACGCGTGGCGCCTGGCGCTGCTGGACTTCCGGGGCATGGGGCGCAGCGGCCACGTGGGCCCCGGCGGCACCTACCACTTCAGCGACTACGTGCTGGACGTGGAGTGCGCGCTGGACGGGCTGGGCCTGGACGCGGTGCACCTGGTGGGGCACTCGCTGGGCGGCATCGTCTGCCTGGCCTACGCCGCCGCGCGCCCCAAGCGCGTGAAGAGCGTGTTCCTCATCGAAAGCCTGGGCCCTTCCGGAGGCACGCCGGGCGCGTCGCTGGACCGGCTGCGCGGCTTCCTGGACGACGTCCACCGGCCCCCCAACCGCAAGCGCTACGCCAGCGTGGAGGACGCCGCCGCGCGCCTGCGCGAGAACAACCCGTCCCTGCCGGAGCCGGCCGCGCTGCACCTGGCCCGCCATGGCACCGAGCCCTTCGAGGGCGGCGTGGCCTTCACGTTTGATCCACGACACCGCCGCCGCTTCGGCCAGGCCTATGACGAGGCGCAGTGGCGGGCGCTCCAGGCCGGCGTCACCTGCCCCGTGCAGCTGCTGCGCGCCACCGACGGCCTCGCGCCGGACGAGGCCCTGCTGCGCGGCCGGCTGGAGGCCCTTCCCACGCTCGTCCCGCCGCCGCTCGTCATCCCCGGGGGCCACCACGTCCACCTGGAGCAGCCGGAAGCTGTCGCCCAGGCCGTCTCCGCCTTCATCCGCGGACCCTGAACACCCTCCAAAAAGGTCGGGAAAACTCTTTCACCCTCCAGGGCAAGAGAGTTCCTTCCTCCCGTCACGCCCGGCGCGCGCTCCCCCAACCCCCTGATTTCACGAGCCCCTCCAGGCCCGGACGGGTTGGTACGCGAATTGATTACGGAGGGCGCGGTGGATCACGCACCAGACCCTGTTGGGTGCGTGTGGGGAGAAGGGTGGGGAGCGGAAGATGAGGATGGGGCTGAAGGGGCGTGTGTTCGCGCTGGCGTTGCTCGCCACCACCGGGGTGGCATGCCACGAGGGGGATGAGACCCGCGCGGTGCAGGCAACGGCCGTGCTGGACGTTGACGTGCTCGACTTCGGCGAGGTGCCGGTGGGCGAGTGGCGGGAGAAGCAGGTGCGCATCCGGAACGTCGGGTACGTGCCCTTCTTCGCGCTCGACGCACTGGGACTCGCTGGCAACCCCTCCTATCAGGTGGAGCTCGGGGAGGGCGGTGGACGGGTGATGCCGGGTGAGTCCCACCTGGTGCACGTGCGGTTCCACCCGCTGAGGGAAGGGCTGACCGAGGAGACGGTCAGCGTGACGACGGACGCCAACCAGGGCGCGCAGGCCCAGGTGCGGGCGATGGGCCTTGGGACGCCCACGCCAATCGGCGTGTACCCGCCGCTCTTGGACTACGAGACGCTCGAGGTGGACAGCGAGCGCACGCTGGAAGTGACGGTGACCAACCCGGTGGACCTGCCGCTGACGCTGGCGGTGAGGGGCGACAGCCCGGACCCGTTCACTCCGGACACCATCACCATTCCGCCGAACGCGTCGGCGAAGGTGAGCACGAAGTACCTGCCCCGGGGCCTGGGGGCCATGGGCGCGCGCCTGGAGGTCCGCTCGTGCGAGGACTGCACGCCCTCGGTGGTGGACCTGAAGGGCAACTCGGTGGCCAACGCCTTCGCGTTCGACCCGGCGCCGGTGCCGTTCGACCAGATTCCGGTGCACGAGCGCACGGAGTCGTACACCCGCGCGCGCAACATCACCTGGCGCCCGGTGAGCATCTCCAAGCTCGTCACCAGTGACAGGGCCTTCGTGCCGCTCTCCAAGCCGGAGGGCACCACGGTGCAGCCGGGCGAGACGGTGGAGATGAAGATGGAGTTCGCCGCCCGCTTCTCGGGCCCGAACGTGGGCGACCTCACCGTGCACTACACGTCCGACAAGGCGCGGCAGTCGCAGGTGATTCTGGACGCGCGCGGCGGCCGGCCCACGCTGGCGGTGACGCCCGTAGCGCTGGACTTCGGCGAGCTGCCGGTGGGCGGCAAGGTGGAGAAGGTCATCCGCATCACCAACGCGGGCAGCAACGGCAACCTGACCTTCACCGGCGTGCGCGCGGACGGCGCCAGCGCCCAGTTCAGCGTGGACGTGCCCACCCGCGGCACCCAGCGCTACGCGTGGAGCGGCGGCACCTGGCCCACGCTGGACTCGCCCGGGCTGACCATTGCCCCCGGCAACGACGCGCTGGAGCTGAAGGTCTACTTCGAGCCCAAGTCGGAGGGCGTCTGGACGGCGACGCTGAACGTGCGCTCGGACGACATGTTCAGCCCGGAGCGGCAGATTGTCCTCACCGGCCGGGCGCGCGCCAGCGGCCCCTGCGTGTACGAGCTGCTGCCGCAGCCGGCGATGGACTTCGGCAACGTGGTGCCGGGGCGCGGCGCGGTGCTGGGCTTCTACTTCCGCAACCCGGGCCGCGCCGAGTGCGCGGTGAAGGACATCCACATCTCCAATGACGGCGGGGGCGCCTTCTTCATGCCGGGCGGCCGGCTGACGGGCGGCGTGGTCGTCTACGACACGGCCTTCAGCGCCATGGTGGCCTTCCGGCCTCCGGCGGAGGGCACCTTCACGGGCGAGCTGCGGATGACGGTGAACAACCCGGCCTACCCCACGGTGACGCTGCCCCTGAAGGGCGTGTCGCGGGCGAGCTGCCTGGTGGCCACGCCGGCCTTCGTGGACTTCGGGCCCATCCGCTACGACTGCGCCGCGGCGCCGCGCACGACGTACGTGGCCAACCGGTGCAGCGAGCCGATTACCGTGTCCGACGTGTCGCTGGGCAACGGCACCAGCCGCCAGTTCTCCGTGCAGAACCCCGTCGCGCTGCCCCGCGTCCTGGGGCCGGGCGAGGGCTTCGAGCTGGAGGTGAACTACGCGCGCAACGTGCTGGGGCAGCACTTCACCCCGCTGTACGTGCGTGCCGACAGCGAGCCCGAGCCGTTCCTCATCGCCCTGCAGGGTGAGACGAACCACGAGGGCATCCAGGTGGACCGCTACACGCAGGGCACCGACAGCCAGCTGGACGTGCTCTTCGTGGTGTCCAACACGACGACGATGTCGCCGTACCAGGAGCGGCTGAGGGCGGCCATTCCCTCCTGGCTGCAGCACGCGAAGGACCGGGGCGTGGACGTGCGCGTCGGTGTCACCAGCACGGGTCTGGTGGCGCGCGGGGCGCAGTGCGGCGGCGGGGCCAACGGCGGCGAGGCCGGGCGCCTGTTCCCGGTGGACGGCAGCAACCCGCGCGTGGTGTCCGGCAACAGCGCCACCGCGGCGGTCGACATCCAGGACAACCTGGGAGTGGGCATGTGCCACAACCTGGTGCAGGGCCTGGAGACGATGCGCCAGGCGCTGTCCGCGCCGCTGTCCGAGCAGGCGGACGACCCGCGCACCGCGCAGACGAACGACGGCAACGCGGGCTTCACCCGCGCGGCGGCCCGGATGGCGGTGGTGGTGCTGGCGGACGAGGACGACAACTCCGGCTTCAGCCCGGACAGCTACATCCAGTTCCTCCAGACGCTGAAGGGCACGGGCATGTCCCACCGCAGCCAGCTCTACGCGCTGGTGCCCACGGACAACCGCTGCTCCACCGCGGGCGACGAGGCGGACCGCTTCGTCTCCGTGGCGACGGGCACGGGCGGCAAGGTGGCCTCCATCTGCGACTCGGACTACCGCCCGCTGCTGGAGTCGGTCATCCAGCGCGCCGGTGACTTGCAGGCGGACTTCCCGCTCACCGCGGCGCCCACCGGCACCACGGAGATGACGGTGCGCGTGCAGGGGCAGGCGGTGC from the Pyxidicoccus xibeiensis genome contains:
- a CDS encoding AAA domain-containing protein is translated as MARDVSFFDQLGSLLTREREAEKARLAALAESLSLQEREEHGLSVLDLESLEEEVGLGGRFLVTLGRTDRRPLPTRLHNGDLVAVLPRRAEVKEPARALVSRATATRIQLAFDKSPPPYVHEGLLRLDVVPNDVTYDRLRAGLQRIKALDKGAERHKREVVLGNEPPRFDTPRDFEPTRPLNPEQQDATARALAAEDFFLVHGPPGTGKSTVLAEVAAQAVARGQRLLCTAASNAAVDHLLDLCLDKGLRAIRVGHPARVAPRLQEHTLDIVVEDHPDRVVSRDLFDEAYSLLGYARRQRTQGRSRERFANARASTTEAKSMLDEARALERKAVRAVLARADVVCVTLASLDTGVLSNEKFDLALLDEATQATEPLTLLGFLRAPRVILAGDPQQLPPTVLSQEAAKAGLGVSLFERLLKDHGEGVKRMLREQYRMNARIMDFPSREMYGGELRAHPSVADRTLADVLTPGAEVDAPPVLFLDTAGKGFEEEVEPTTKSLFNAGEAELVEARVRALLAAGLAPRELAVITPYSAQAHRLRERVEALHPDVEVDTVDAFQGREKDAVLVSLTRSNGEGQLGFLNDLRRINVAITRARRHLFVVGDSATLSGHPFYARFIEGTQATDGYRSAWEWPDVP
- a CDS encoding alpha/beta fold hydrolase, which encodes MPHPIESLTVDAQGLPLHVRQRNPAGAPAVLFLHGWLDHSHSFDAVLPHLPDAWRLALLDFRGMGRSGHVGPGGTYHFSDYVLDVECALDGLGLDAVHLVGHSLGGIVCLAYAAARPKRVKSVFLIESLGPSGGTPGASLDRLRGFLDDVHRPPNRKRYASVEDAAARLRENNPSLPEPAALHLARHGTEPFEGGVAFTFDPRHRRRFGQAYDEAQWRALQAGVTCPVQLLRATDGLAPDEALLRGRLEALPTLVPPPLVIPGGHHVHLEQPEAVAQAVSAFIRGP
- a CDS encoding choice-of-anchor D domain-containing protein — its product is MRMGLKGRVFALALLATTGVACHEGDETRAVQATAVLDVDVLDFGEVPVGEWREKQVRIRNVGYVPFFALDALGLAGNPSYQVELGEGGGRVMPGESHLVHVRFHPLREGLTEETVSVTTDANQGAQAQVRAMGLGTPTPIGVYPPLLDYETLEVDSERTLEVTVTNPVDLPLTLAVRGDSPDPFTPDTITIPPNASAKVSTKYLPRGLGAMGARLEVRSCEDCTPSVVDLKGNSVANAFAFDPAPVPFDQIPVHERTESYTRARNITWRPVSISKLVTSDRAFVPLSKPEGTTVQPGETVEMKMEFAARFSGPNVGDLTVHYTSDKARQSQVILDARGGRPTLAVTPVALDFGELPVGGKVEKVIRITNAGSNGNLTFTGVRADGASAQFSVDVPTRGTQRYAWSGGTWPTLDSPGLTIAPGNDALELKVYFEPKSEGVWTATLNVRSDDMFSPERQIVLTGRARASGPCVYELLPQPAMDFGNVVPGRGAVLGFYFRNPGRAECAVKDIHISNDGGGAFFMPGGRLTGGVVVYDTAFSAMVAFRPPAEGTFTGELRMTVNNPAYPTVTLPLKGVSRASCLVATPAFVDFGPIRYDCAAAPRTTYVANRCSEPITVSDVSLGNGTSRQFSVQNPVALPRVLGPGEGFELEVNYARNVLGQHFTPLYVRADSEPEPFLIALQGETNHEGIQVDRYTQGTDSQLDVLFVVSNTTTMSPYQERLRAAIPSWLQHAKDRGVDVRVGVTSTGLVARGAQCGGGANGGEAGRLFPVDGSNPRVVSGNSATAAVDIQDNLGVGMCHNLVQGLETMRQALSAPLSEQADDPRTAQTNDGNAGFTRAAARMAVVVLADEDDNSGFSPDSYIQFLQTLKGTGMSHRSQLYALVPTDNRCSTAGDEADRFVSVATGTGGKVASICDSDYRPLLESVIQRAGDLQADFPLTAAPTGTTEMTVRVQGQAVPATRWTYDAGSNSVVFNTDAVPTPGQAVEVRYRSVCRVPPTAP